A window of the Pseudomonadota bacterium genome harbors these coding sequences:
- a CDS encoding HNH endonuclease — protein MATYLFSWNPSKWNWTTLDADIETYQRQKFFNEPWSCGVTKKIVPGDRAFLIRLGPFSPSGIMASGLVSSSTYKAEHYSDPNKTALYVGIRFDVLLHPEKEQILGKTILQKEIKNINWTPQASGMTISPDEAALLEALWSAHLTQIGLSPLTLSEEILTPERYWEGAIRRISINAYERDPRARQACLQHHGSSCSICGFDFESTYGEIGKGFIHVHHLRQLSEIGEAYEVDPLHDLMPVCPNCHAMLHKQVPAYSANELKVRIQKS, from the coding sequence ATGGCTACATACTTATTTTCATGGAACCCAAGCAAATGGAATTGGACTACTTTGGATGCTGATATAGAGACGTACCAGAGGCAGAAATTTTTTAATGAACCATGGTCCTGTGGAGTCACAAAAAAGATAGTTCCAGGGGATAGAGCCTTCTTGATCAGACTTGGCCCCTTCTCACCCAGTGGCATAATGGCGTCTGGTCTCGTGTCGTCTTCCACTTATAAAGCAGAACATTATTCAGATCCAAACAAAACTGCTTTGTATGTTGGTATTCGATTTGACGTTCTCCTGCATCCTGAAAAAGAACAGATTTTAGGGAAAACAATTCTTCAAAAGGAAATTAAAAACATAAATTGGACGCCGCAAGCAAGCGGGATGACTATATCCCCAGATGAAGCAGCCTTACTTGAAGCTCTCTGGTCTGCCCATCTTACGCAAATTGGACTCTCACCGCTTACCTTATCGGAGGAAATACTTACTCCGGAGCGATATTGGGAAGGCGCAATCCGCCGTATTTCTATCAACGCCTATGAAAGAGATCCAAGGGCACGCCAAGCGTGTCTTCAACATCACGGAAGTTCTTGCTCAATTTGCGGTTTTGACTTTGAATCAACATATGGTGAAATCGGCAAAGGATTCATACATGTTCATCACCTCCGACAATTATCAGAAATTGGGGAAGCGTATGAAGTTGACCCGTTGCATGACTTGATGCCGGTTTGTCCC